In Taeniopygia guttata chromosome 2, bTaeGut7.mat, whole genome shotgun sequence, one genomic interval encodes:
- the SSR1 gene encoding translocon-associated protein subunit alpha isoform X3, producing the protein MTRLSQLLLLALLVFPAALLLGGARGGPGLLVAAQDATEDEEAVEDTIVEDEDDEAEVEEDEPTDLTEEKEEEDLSGEPKASPSADTTILFVKGEDFPANNIVKFLVGFTNKGTEDFIVESLDASFRYPQDYQFYIQNFTALSLNTVVPPQRQATFEYSFIPAEPMGGRPFGLVINLNYRDASGNIFQDAVFNQTVTIIEKEDGLDGETIFMYMFLAGLGLLVIVGLHQLLESRKRKRPVQKVEMGTSNQNDVDMSWIPQETLNQINKASPRRLPYKRAQKRPVGSDE; encoded by the exons ATGACCCGTCTGtcgcagctgctgctgctcgcCCTGCTCGTCTTCCCCGCCGCGCTGCTGCTCGGGGGCGCCCGCGGCGGCCCAG GTTTATTAGTTGCAGCTCAAGATGCTACAGAGGATGAGGAAGCTGTAGAAGATACTATAGTtgaagatgaggatgatgaagCTGAAGTTGAAGAAGATGAGCCAACAGACTTG acagaagaaaaagaggaagaagactTGTCAGGAGAACCTAAAGCCTCACCTAGTGCTGATACAACCATCTTATTTGTGAAAGGGGAAG acTTTCCAGCAAACAACATAGTAAAATTTCTGGTGGGCTTCACCAATAAGGGTACAGAGGATTTCATTGTTGAGTCTCTCGATGCTTCTTTCCGGTACCCTCAAGACTATCAGTTTTACATCCAGAACTTCACAGCTCTCTCTCTGAACACAGTAGTTCCACCACAGAGACAAGCCACGTTTGAGTACTCCTTCATCCCTGCTGAGCCTATGGGTGGTCGTCCTTTCGGTCTGGTTATCAATCTTAACTACAGAGATGCAAGT GGCAACATTTTTCAAGATGCTGTCTTCAATCAAACTGTTACAATTATTGAAAAAGAAGATGGGCTGGATGGAGAAAC GATCTTCATGTACATGTTCCTCGCTGGACTTGGTCTGCTGGTCATTGTTGGTCTACATCAGCTACTAGAGTCTAGGAAG aggaaaagacCAGTACAGAAAGTAGAAATGGGAACATCAAATCAGAACGATGTTGATATGAGCTGGATTCCCCAGGAAACTTTAAATCAAATAA